The Bombus vancouverensis nearcticus chromosome 17, iyBomVanc1_principal, whole genome shotgun sequence genome has a window encoding:
- the LOC143303858 gene encoding uncharacterized protein LOC143303858, with translation MGTPLLLISGNSRVVSDSYQLKLRFQLINEGDEHRGVEAVLPNWEASRSPNGLPLTFRMTQVLTGHGVFGEFLRKIRRETTDICHHCGEGRDTAQHTLEFRPAWELPRYTLRFVIGERSTPWASVEAMLSGPQEYEALRLFGERAMFVKEQAERQRKGNSHPCWVTRWRRSGT, from the coding sequence atgggcACTCCGTTGCTGCTGATAAGCGgcaacagcagagtagtgtcggattCTTACCAACTAAAACTCCGATTTCAGCTGATCAACGAGGGAGACGAACATCGAGGCGTCGAGGCCGTCCtcccaaactgggaggcatcgAGAAGCCCCAACGGCCTCCCGCTCACGTTCAGGATGACCCAGGTGCTCACTGGACACGGCGTattcggcgagttcctgaggAAAATCAGACGGGAGACGACAGATATTTGCCATCACTGCGGAGAGGGCAgggacacggcgcagcacacgctggagtttcGTCCGGCGTGGGAGTTGCCCCGCTACACTCTGCGTTTCGTCATAGGCGAGAGATCGACCCCCTGGGCGAGCGTAGAAGCGATGCTGAGCGGGCCGCAGGAATATGAGGCTCTCCGCCTCTTCGGCGAGCGAGCTATGTTCGTAAAGGAGCAGGCAGAAAGGCAGAGAAAGGGAAACTCTCATCCTTGCTGGGTAACGCGCTGGAGACGCAGCGGGACGTGA